Proteins from a single region of Artemia franciscana chromosome 2, ASM3288406v1, whole genome shotgun sequence:
- the LOC136034700 gene encoding uncharacterized protein LOC136034700 yields MDEMTTYKTLMKVKVNCSAYPDELPPKLIREYAPLIAKPLSVLINLCFRIGIFPAVCKKAYIRVIRKVTNPKSCDELRPISQTPCLAKVAETFIMRVLLDQIQGSINQRQYGGLKDCNTSVYLVRMYDSLLKWVEKGHSFVDLGAIDFRKAFDLINHIVAALNLKLMGANKRLLRSCWTFSVRGCIVCLLSTKVTPIPNGPHPPVEPLRALSLQLLYSCL; encoded by the coding sequence ATGGATGAGATGACAACCTATAAGACACTGATGAAGGTGAAAGTAAACTGTTCAGCTTATCCAGACGAACTTCCGCCCAAACTGATTCGAGAATACGCCCCTTTAATTGCAAAACCACTCTCAGTGCTGATAAACCTTTGCTTTCGTATAGGGATCTTTCCAGCTGTTTGTAAGAAAGCTTACATTAGAGTAATTCGGAAGGTTACCAACCCTAAGAGCTGTGACGAACTTAGACCTATTTCGCAAACACCATGCCTGGCGAAAGTGGCCGAGACCTTTATCATGAGGGTCTTACTTGATCAAATCCAGGGATCTATCAACCAGAGACAATACGGCGGACTGAAAGACTGTAATACCTCAGTGTACCTAGTGAGGATGTACGATAGTCTCCTTAAATGGGTCGAAAAAGGTCACAGTTTTGTAGACCTTGGTGCCATAGATTTCCGAAAGGCATTTGATCTAATCAATCATATTGTAGCTGCCCTTAATCTCAAGCTAATGGGGGCTAACAAAAGACTATTACGCTCGTGTTGGACTTTCTCAGTCAGAGGATGCATCGTGTGTTTGCTCTCTACGAAGGTGACACCAATTCCGAATGGTCCTCATCCACCTGTGGAGCCCCTCAGGGCACTAAGCTTGCAGCTATTGTATTCTTGTCTGTAA
- the LOC136034710 gene encoding uncharacterized protein LOC136034710 has translation MTTYKTLMKVKVNCSAYPDELPPKLIREYAPFIAKPLSVLINLCFRIGIFPAVCKKAYIRVIRKVTNPKSCDELRPISQTPCLAKVAETFIMRVLLDQIQGSINQRQYGGLKDCNTSVYLVRMYDSLLKWVEKGHSFVDLGAIDFRKAFDLINHIVAALNLKLMGANKRILRSCWTFSVRGCIVCLLSTKVTPIPNGPHPPVEPLRALSLQLLYSCL, from the coding sequence ATGACAACCTATAAGACACTGATGAAGGTGAAAGTAAACTGTTCAGCTTATCCAGACGAACTTCCGCCCAAACTGATTCGAGAATACGCCCCTTTCATTGCAAAACCACTCTCAGTGCTGATAAACCTTTGCTTTCGTATAGGGATCTTTCCAGCTGTTTGTAAGAAAGCTTACATTAGAGTAATTCGGAAGGTTACCAACCCTAAGAGCTGTGACGAACTTAGACCTATTTCGCAAACACCATGCCTGGCGAAAGTGGCCGAGACCTTTATCATGAGGGTCTTACTAGATCAAATCCAGGGATCTATCAACCAGAGACAATACGGCGGACTGAAAGACTGTAATACCTCAGTGTACCTAGTGAGGATGTACGATAGTCTCCTTAAATGGGTCGAAAAAGGTCACAGTTTTGTAGACCTTGGTGCCATAGATTTCCGAAAGGCATTTGATCTAATCAATCATATTGTAGCTGCCCTTAATCTCAAGCTAATGGGGgctaacaaaagaatattaCGCTCGTGTTGGACTTTCTCAGTCAGAGGATGCATCGTGTGTTTGCTCTCTACGAAGGTGACACCAATTCCGAATGGTCCTCATCCACCTGTGGAGCCCCTCAGGGCACTAAGCTTGCAGCTATTGTATTCTTGTCTGTAA
- the LOC136034713 gene encoding uncharacterized protein LOC136034713, which translates to MRNHITSLTRSAKKDYGREKFSDSLRHTNPRKWHRVVKQITGKSIHNSIKISHPDGTYTTADEVNQYFTRIWTSFPSPTQAQKSEILDSCADEGEVVIDEMTTYKTLMKVKVNCSAYPDELPPKLIREYAPFIAKPLSVLINLCFRIGIFPAVCKKAYIRVIRKVTNPKSCDELRPISQTPCLAKVAETFIMRVLLDQIQGSINQRQYGGLKDCNTSVYLVRMYDSLLKWVEKGHSFVDLGAIDFRKAFDLINHIVAALNLKLMGAKKKTLTLVLDFLSQRMHRVFALYEGDTNSE; encoded by the coding sequence ATGCGAAATCACATTACCTCTCTCACGAGAAGTGCGAAGAAAGATTACGGGCGTGAGAAATTTTCGGACAGTCTTAGGCACACTAATCCCAGGAAATGGCACAGAGTGGTCAAGCAAATCACTGGCAAGTCCATTCataacagcataaaaataagcCACCCTGACGGAACTTACACAACTGCTGATGAGGTTAATCAATATTTCACCCGCATCTGGACCTCATTTCCTTCTCCCACACAAGCCCAGAAGTCTGAAATACTTGACTCCTGTGCAGATGAAGGTGAAGTTGTTATCGATGAGATGACAACCTATAAGACACTGATGAAGGTGAAAGTAAACTGTTCAGCTTATCCAGACGAACTTCCGCCCAAACTGATTCGAGAATACGCCCCTTTCATTGCAAAACCACTCTCAGTGCTGATAAACCTTTGCTTTCGTATAGGGATCTTTCCAGCTGTTTGTAAGAAAGCTTACATTAGAGTAATTCGGAAGGTTACCAACCCTAAGAGCTGTGACGAACTTAGACCTATTTCGCAAACACCATGCCTGGCGAAAGTGGCCGAGACCTTTATCATGAGGGTCTTACTTGATCAAATCCAGGGATCTATCAACCAGAGACAATACGGCGGACTGAAAGACTGTAATACCTCAGTGTACCTAGTGAGGATGTACGATAGTCTCCTTAAATGGGTCGAAAAAGGTCACAGTTTTGTAGACCTTGGTGCCATAGATTTCCGAAAGGCATTTGATCTAATCAATCATATTGTAGCTGCCCTTAATCTCAAGCTAATGGGGGCTAAGAAAAAGACTCTTACGCTCGTGTTGGACTTTCTCAGTCAGAGGATGCATCGTGTGTTTGCTCTCTACGAAGGTGACACCAATTCCGAATAG